A window from Flavobacterium gyeonganense encodes these proteins:
- a CDS encoding DNA-formamidopyrimidine glycosylase family protein, translated as MPEGPSIVILKEAVQQFSGQKIIDVSGNSSIDILRLKKKTIREFKTWGKHFLICFDDFTVKIHMLMFGTYRINERKETVPRLRLVFADGEINFYTCSIKILEGDINLHYDWEEDVMNEKWNPEKAKKSLDKIPKQMICDALLEQNIFSGVGNIIKNEVLYRCKIHPESRVGKIPKKDIESLIDESVVYSFQFLDWKKNYELKKHWLAHTKKTCVRCKLPLVKKYTGTKKRRSFFCTNCQKLHQ; from the coding sequence ATGCCGGAAGGTCCATCTATAGTGATATTAAAAGAAGCAGTACAGCAATTTTCGGGGCAAAAAATCATCGATGTTTCCGGGAATAGCAGTATTGATATTTTGAGGTTAAAAAAGAAAACGATACGTGAGTTTAAAACCTGGGGCAAACATTTTTTAATTTGCTTCGATGACTTTACTGTTAAAATACATATGCTGATGTTTGGTACTTATCGGATTAACGAAAGAAAAGAAACGGTACCAAGATTAAGACTGGTTTTTGCCGATGGAGAAATCAATTTTTACACTTGTTCTATTAAAATTTTAGAAGGGGATATCAATCTTCATTATGATTGGGAAGAAGATGTTATGAATGAAAAGTGGAATCCAGAGAAAGCAAAAAAAAGTCTGGATAAGATTCCGAAACAGATGATTTGTGATGCTTTGCTGGAACAGAATATATTTTCAGGAGTAGGAAACATCATCAAAAATGAGGTCTTGTACCGATGTAAAATCCACCCGGAATCTCGGGTTGGTAAAATTCCGAAAAAGGATATCGAAAGCCTTATTGATGAGAGCGTTGTTTACAGTTTCCAGTTTCTCGATTGGAAGAAAAATTATGAACTAAAAAAACATTGGCTTGCCCACACAAAAAAGACTTGTGTACGCTGCAAACTACCTCTTGTAAAGAAATATACAGGCACTAAAAAGAGAAGAAGTTTCTTTTGTACTAATTGTCAAAAATTACATCAATGA
- a CDS encoding DUF72 domain-containing protein: MKDEVLIGCSSFNNRFWKGVFYPENLPVSKWFEYYCEHFDTYEFNGSFYKFPTIKIFENWYKKAPDNFIFSVKAPKEITHIKKFENCKNLIEDFYAVSKNGLKEKLGCILFQFPPRYHYSTERLNNIIVNLDPEFKNVIEFRHESWWNDDVWATFLENNITFCSVSYPNLPQTIFTEFPLVYIRLHGNKELFYSGYSAAQLHQVKNKLEHQNAFVYFNNTASTKGILNALEFKKI; encoded by the coding sequence ATGAAAGATGAAGTTTTAATAGGCTGTTCCAGTTTTAATAACCGCTTTTGGAAAGGTGTTTTTTACCCTGAAAATCTTCCGGTATCTAAATGGTTTGAATACTATTGTGAACATTTCGATACATATGAATTTAATGGCAGTTTTTATAAATTCCCAACAATAAAGATTTTCGAAAATTGGTACAAAAAAGCGCCAGATAATTTTATATTTTCTGTTAAAGCTCCCAAAGAAATTACACATATTAAAAAATTTGAAAATTGTAAGAACCTTATCGAAGACTTTTATGCTGTTTCAAAAAATGGGTTAAAAGAAAAATTAGGCTGTATTTTGTTTCAGTTTCCGCCCAGATATCACTACAGCACGGAAAGGCTTAACAATATAATAGTCAATTTAGATCCGGAATTTAAAAATGTTATTGAATTTAGACATGAAAGCTGGTGGAATGATGATGTCTGGGCAACCTTTCTGGAAAATAATATTACTTTCTGTAGCGTTAGTTATCCAAATCTTCCGCAGACTATTTTTACTGAATTCCCTTTAGTTTATATCAGGTTGCATGGTAATAAAGAGCTTTTTTACTCGGGTTATTCTGCAGCCCAACTACATCAGGTAAAGAATAAGCTGGAACACCAAAATGCCTTTGTGTATTTTAATAATACAGCCAGTACAAAAGGAATTTTAAATGCTTTGGAATTCAAAAAAATATAA
- a CDS encoding DUF5661 family protein, with product MGTKSGAYQDVYIKREDEMVSLKNDVTDFCEKYIKPVHPENWDWSVRDFENSENDPTIEEARVIGRLVFKDLSDEKETDVDLSTMNNVEAIKAYLNPEGKYEAFNMEEFAFALKVELEHGKIKDVNVTNNHPFLTAMIALAHMTESLTYYKRLKVMEAEGEIYEIMRKIESSNSFEKDKWYKELIKAEEELAEARAGLAERLEKMDDIPPLEKIGD from the coding sequence ATGGGAACTAAAAGTGGTGCTTATCAGGATGTGTACATAAAGCGTGAAGATGAAATGGTAAGCTTGAAGAATGATGTGACGGATTTTTGCGAAAAATACATAAAACCTGTCCATCCAGAAAACTGGGACTGGTCGGTTCGTGATTTTGAAAATTCGGAAAATGACCCTACTATTGAAGAAGCAAGGGTAATTGGACGACTTGTTTTTAAAGACCTTAGTGATGAAAAAGAAACTGACGTTGATCTTTCTACGATGAACAATGTTGAAGCCATAAAAGCATATTTAAATCCGGAGGGCAAATATGAAGCTTTTAATATGGAGGAATTTGCATTTGCTTTAAAAGTTGAATTGGAGCACGGTAAAATCAAAGATGTAAATGTGACCAATAATCATCCTTTTTTAACAGCTATGATTGCACTGGCTCATATGACAGAAAGCCTGACTTATTATAAAAGATTAAAAGTGATGGAGGCTGAAGGTGAAATCTATGAAATCATGCGTAAAATAGAAAGTTCAAACAGTTTTGAAAAAGACAAGTGGTACAAGGAACTGATTAAAGCCGAAGAAGAACTGGCAGAAGCAAGGGCTGGTTTGGCGGAAAGACTTGAAAAAATGGATGATATTCCTCCTCTTGAAAAAATTGGTGATTAA
- a CDS encoding PAS domain-containing sensor histidine kinase: protein MMEKIWQRKTDETIGKPILEVFPELLDQKYPELLNDVLSKGITIRENESIAYIQQKEKLEKFYLDYQYTPLFEKNGTVNGIMITVYDVTNKVEARKKVEVAEQRTRLAIEIAEIATWDLDFLTDNIIYSENLPQIFGQEKGSVITRQKIKRQIHKDDLPVLKKAFGLALQTGIYKYECRIIKPDAEVCWIRVHGKLFFDENKNITKMLGTVLDITDEKNSHQTLMKSEEKFRLLADSMPQHIWTSDPLGNLNYFNKSVYKYTGLFIDDLKEQGWIQIVHPDDQKENINSWMEAVKTGNDFLFEHRFRRYDGEYRWQLSLAIAQKDEYGNIQMWVGTSTDIQDQKNFTDKLEREVSERTAQLELKNRDLINMNIELQSFAYISSHDLQEPLRKIQTFASRLSDLDEQNISAKAKTYLGRIEVSAKRMQTLIQDLLTYSRTNSAERVFVKANLDEIAEEVHSDFYERIEEKKLLSIFTL from the coding sequence ATGATGGAAAAAATCTGGCAAAGAAAGACAGATGAAACAATTGGGAAACCTATTCTGGAGGTATTCCCTGAACTATTGGATCAAAAATATCCCGAACTCTTAAATGATGTCCTTTCTAAAGGAATAACAATTCGTGAAAATGAATCAATAGCTTACATTCAACAGAAAGAAAAACTGGAAAAATTTTATCTGGATTATCAATATACTCCTCTTTTTGAAAAAAATGGGACGGTAAATGGAATAATGATTACTGTTTATGATGTGACAAATAAAGTGGAAGCCCGCAAAAAAGTAGAAGTCGCTGAGCAAAGAACAAGACTGGCTATTGAAATTGCCGAAATTGCCACCTGGGATTTAGATTTTCTAACAGACAACATTATTTATTCTGAAAATTTACCGCAAATTTTCGGGCAGGAAAAAGGCAGCGTCATAACACGCCAAAAAATTAAAAGACAGATACATAAAGACGATCTCCCTGTTTTGAAAAAAGCATTCGGACTTGCACTTCAGACAGGTATTTATAAATATGAGTGCAGGATCATCAAACCAGACGCTGAAGTGTGCTGGATCAGAGTTCACGGTAAACTCTTTTTTGATGAAAATAAAAATATTACTAAAATGCTCGGAACTGTTTTAGACATTACCGATGAAAAAAACAGCCATCAAACCTTAATGAAAAGTGAGGAAAAATTCAGACTTCTTGCAGATTCTATGCCTCAGCACATATGGACCAGCGACCCATTGGGGAATTTGAATTACTTTAATAAATCTGTTTATAAATACACGGGATTATTTATAGATGATTTAAAAGAACAGGGATGGATTCAAATTGTGCATCCTGATGACCAGAAGGAAAATATCAATAGTTGGATGGAGGCTGTAAAAACCGGTAACGACTTTTTGTTTGAACACCGTTTCAGACGTTATGACGGTGAATACAGATGGCAGTTAAGCCTGGCAATAGCCCAGAAAGATGAATATGGAAATATACAAATGTGGGTAGGCACCAGTACAGATATTCAGGATCAGAAAAACTTTACGGATAAACTTGAAAGAGAAGTTTCTGAACGTACTGCACAATTAGAGCTTAAAAACAGGGATCTTATTAATATGAATATCGAACTGCAGTCATTTGCTTATATCTCAAGTCATGATTTGCAGGAACCACTTCGAAAAATTCAGACTTTTGCCAGCCGCTTGTCTGACCTTGACGAACAGAACATTTCGGCAAAAGCCAAAACATATTTAGGCAGGATTGAAGTTTCTGCGAAAAGAATGCAGACTTTAATTCAGGATTTGCTCACGTATTCCAGAACTAATTCGGCTGAGAGGGTATTTGTAAAAGCTAATTTAGATGAAATTGCCGAAGAAGTGCATAGCGATTTTTATGAGCGTATTGAGGAAAAAAAGCTATTGTCAATTTTCACCCTTTAG
- a CDS encoding SDR family NAD(P)-dependent oxidoreductase, protein MAVNTKIALVTGGSRGLGKNMAIAIAKKGIDVIITYNSKKDEADEVVKEIETLGQTAAAIQLNVAHSAAFDSFIENVSTVLKNTFKTNKFDFLVNNAGIGIHNSFAETTEDEFDLLTNIHFKGPFFLTQKALPILNDGGGIVNISSGLARFSFPGYAAYASMKGAIETLTQYQAKELGERKIRANIVAPGAIETDFGGGAVRDNDEINQMIAGLTSLGRVGLPDDIGGVVAFLCSEESRWVNGQRIEVSGGIFL, encoded by the coding sequence ATGGCAGTAAATACAAAAATCGCCTTGGTAACAGGCGGAAGCAGGGGTTTGGGAAAAAATATGGCAATCGCAATTGCAAAAAAAGGAATTGACGTAATTATTACTTATAACAGTAAAAAAGACGAAGCTGATGAAGTAGTCAAAGAGATTGAAACTTTAGGTCAGACAGCAGCTGCAATTCAGTTAAATGTTGCTCATTCCGCTGCTTTTGATTCCTTTATTGAAAACGTTTCAACTGTTCTGAAAAACACTTTCAAAACAAATAAATTCGACTTTTTGGTAAACAATGCCGGAATCGGAATTCATAATTCATTTGCAGAAACTACTGAAGATGAATTTGACCTCCTGACTAATATTCATTTTAAAGGCCCTTTCTTTTTAACCCAAAAAGCATTACCCATACTAAACGATGGCGGCGGAATTGTAAATATCTCAAGCGGTCTGGCAAGATTTTCATTTCCGGGTTATGCTGCTTATGCTTCGATGAAAGGTGCTATCGAAACCCTGACACAATATCAGGCAAAAGAACTGGGCGAAAGAAAAATCAGAGCCAACATAGTGGCTCCCGGTGCTATTGAAACTGATTTTGGCGGAGGCGCTGTTCGTGACAATGATGAAATAAACCAAATGATTGCCGGCTTAACCTCTTTAGGAAGAGTTGGTCTTCCTGATGATATTGGCGGTGTAGTTGCCTTTTTATGTTCTGAAGAATCCCGTTGGGTAAATGGACAGCGTATTGAGGTTTCGGGAGGAATATTTTTATAA
- a CDS encoding PepSY-like domain-containing protein codes for MRRVSLIFALFSFSFLMAQEGTNIKKTVIPPELVRVAFEKEYPGKIPVWSEEYVGDDNDEIRYEAKYNVDNTIKALAIYDNSGNMKAYELQIPLSKLPVKAQTYLKKNYPAKAIKEIAVVVDDKNQTTYEVGVEKDSKFYDLIFDKNGGFDVSIEKN; via the coding sequence ATGAGAAGAGTATCTTTAATTTTCGCATTGTTTAGCTTTAGTTTTCTAATGGCACAGGAAGGAACGAATATCAAAAAGACAGTAATTCCTCCAGAACTGGTAAGAGTTGCTTTTGAAAAAGAATACCCTGGAAAAATACCGGTCTGGTCTGAAGAATACGTTGGAGATGATAATGATGAAATCCGCTACGAGGCTAAATACAATGTAGACAATACTATAAAAGCGTTGGCGATTTATGACAACTCAGGAAATATGAAAGCGTATGAGCTACAGATTCCGTTAAGTAAACTGCCGGTAAAAGCACAGACTTACCTGAAGAAAAATTATCCGGCAAAAGCAATAAAAGAAATTGCAGTAGTGGTTGATGATAAAAATCAAACTACTTATGAAGTTGGAGTCGAAAAAGATTCAAAGTTTTACGATCTCATTTTTGATAAAAACGGAGGATTTGATGTGAGTATCGAAAAAAATTAA
- a CDS encoding response regulator — protein sequence MNDIIIFYTDDDEDDLSIFADAVDSLQKKIILQTYTGGEKLLSAIYNPPPVPTVVFLDLNMPGKNGFDVLAELRNGDFKINIPIIIFSTSNEPGIIEKCRVLGANLFITKPVLMKDIVKSINHALEIDWENFIPTIGNFVYKS from the coding sequence ATGAATGATATAATTATATTCTACACGGATGATGACGAGGATGATTTAAGTATTTTTGCAGACGCTGTGGACTCATTACAAAAAAAAATAATATTACAAACTTATACTGGAGGCGAAAAATTGTTAAGTGCAATTTATAATCCGCCGCCAGTTCCAACTGTTGTCTTTTTAGATTTGAACATGCCAGGGAAAAACGGTTTTGATGTTTTGGCCGAACTGCGTAACGGTGATTTCAAAATAAATATCCCTATTATTATTTTTTCTACTTCAAATGAGCCCGGAATCATTGAAAAATGCCGTGTTCTGGGGGCTAATTTATTTATAACCAAGCCTGTACTGATGAAAGATATTGTGAAATCAATTAATCATGCATTGGAAATAGACTGGGAAAATTTTATTCCGACAATAGGTAATTTTGTTTATAAATCATAA
- a CDS encoding DUF4386 domain-containing protein, with amino-acid sequence MKDNTKFETCPQLYARIAGLLYLLIIIAGFFAETFVRNKLFVSGDATATANNIINSEFLWKIGITADLIMQVCDLPVMIILYYLLRPVNKKLALLNLSFNLIQTAVLVANKLNLLAALFFLGDAAYLKSFSPDQLHTLSYLSIKLHDFGFGVGLIFFGFVCLIEGYLIYKSGYFPKVFGMLMSIAGFCYLLNSFALILFPQFSSILLLMPCLIAELALSLWLIFKGVNLPVWKEKLAVS; translated from the coding sequence ATGAAAGACAACACAAAATTTGAAACTTGTCCACAACTCTATGCCAGAATTGCTGGTTTATTATATCTCCTTATTATTATTGCCGGATTTTTTGCTGAAACCTTTGTTAGAAATAAATTATTTGTTTCAGGAGATGCAACAGCTACTGCTAACAACATCATCAATTCTGAGTTTTTATGGAAAATTGGCATTACCGCAGATTTGATTATGCAGGTGTGCGATCTGCCTGTCATGATAATTCTTTATTATTTACTTAGACCTGTAAACAAAAAACTGGCACTTTTAAATCTTTCTTTTAATCTCATCCAGACAGCTGTTTTAGTGGCTAACAAATTAAACCTGCTGGCAGCCTTATTTTTTTTGGGTGATGCTGCTTATTTAAAATCCTTTAGTCCCGATCAATTGCATACCTTATCTTATCTTTCTATAAAATTGCACGACTTTGGCTTCGGCGTGGGATTGATCTTTTTTGGTTTTGTATGTCTTATCGAAGGGTATTTAATTTACAAATCCGGATATTTCCCTAAAGTATTCGGAATGCTGATGTCCATCGCCGGATTTTGTTATCTTCTAAACAGTTTTGCTTTAATTCTTTTTCCGCAGTTTTCCAGTATTCTATTATTGATGCCTTGCCTTATCGCAGAATTAGCACTTAGCTTATGGCTTATTTTTAAAGGAGTCAACCTTCCTGTTTGGAAAGAAAAGTTAGCAGTTAGCTAA
- a CDS encoding 2'-5' RNA ligase family protein, with translation MEKKYSVAIYPSQHVIDAVKTMKDYLKSKINWYNSCNSTAHITICEFTIDDSQIDSFKQKLFKTCDTFTPFTVYLDHFSFYENSGAFFIAPNEISKNNLKPAMKKVQETLKSLKLKKSDDPHLSIGRKLTAENLKIASQLFTTIKIEFLCKQIVLRELDPVKKQFFVIDTFTFNGNAKPEFVQGSLF, from the coding sequence ATGGAGAAAAAGTATTCGGTTGCGATTTATCCTTCGCAGCATGTTATTGATGCTGTCAAAACAATGAAGGATTATTTAAAAAGCAAAATCAACTGGTACAATAGCTGTAACTCTACTGCGCATATTACGATTTGCGAATTCACAATTGACGATTCTCAAATCGATAGTTTTAAACAAAAACTTTTTAAAACCTGCGATACTTTTACTCCTTTCACCGTTTATCTGGATCATTTTTCTTTTTATGAAAACAGCGGTGCCTTTTTTATTGCCCCAAATGAAATTTCTAAAAATAATCTAAAACCAGCGATGAAAAAGGTTCAGGAAACTTTGAAATCATTAAAATTAAAAAAAAGTGATGATCCGCACCTGTCGATTGGAAGAAAACTCACAGCTGAAAATCTCAAAATAGCTTCACAACTTTTTACTACTATTAAAATTGAATTTTTGTGTAAACAAATTGTTTTACGAGAGCTGGATCCTGTTAAAAAACAGTTTTTTGTTATTGACACTTTTACATTTAACGGAAATGCAAAACCTGAATTTGTTCAGGGAAGTTTGTTTTGA
- a CDS encoding sensor histidine kinase, whose amino-acid sequence MVNFHPLGEATIITFQFRQLLHNLIGNALKFSRNGIAPIIEIKADRIIGSKINIQVDFPDKMYYHLQISDNGIGFEPEYKNRIFEVFQRLNTESEFTGTGIGLAIVKKIVENHKGIITANGEKDKGATFDIYLPEL is encoded by the coding sequence ATTGTCAATTTTCACCCTTTAGGTGAAGCTACTATTATTACATTTCAATTCAGACAATTATTACACAATCTGATTGGAAATGCGCTTAAATTTTCCAGAAATGGAATTGCTCCTATTATAGAAATTAAAGCAGACAGAATTATAGGAAGTAAAATAAATATACAGGTCGATTTTCCTGATAAAATGTATTACCATCTTCAGATATCTGACAATGGAATTGGTTTCGAGCCGGAATACAAAAACCGCATTTTCGAAGTTTTTCAACGTCTAAATACTGAAAGTGAATTTACCGGAACCGGAATTGGATTGGCAATAGTAAAAAAAATTGTAGAAAACCATAAAGGAATCATAACTGCTAATGGCGAAAAAGACAAAGGAGCTACTTTCGATATTTATTTACCAGAATTATAA
- a CDS encoding LytR/AlgR family response regulator transcription factor, which yields MKETKKCIIVDDEPAAHYVLANYIKQNPQLELVFQGYNGVEAMDYLRENKVDLMFLDINMPEISGMELLKIIPTHPKTILTTAYSEFALESYDYGVIDYLLKPIYFPRFLKAIDRFFATENVKSREEEVINSVSVKVDGYFMDIELDQLLFAQSFGNYVKIHTLKRTYLASSTTTELEKCLPEKSFMRIHKSYIVALDKIEESEKDFVVIKNEKLPVGITYRRELTDRLKNKDHI from the coding sequence ATGAAGGAGACTAAAAAATGCATTATCGTTGATGATGAGCCGGCAGCACATTATGTTCTGGCCAATTATATCAAACAAAATCCACAGCTGGAACTCGTTTTTCAGGGCTATAATGGCGTTGAAGCTATGGATTATCTGCGCGAAAACAAAGTCGATCTGATGTTTCTGGATATCAATATGCCTGAAATTTCAGGAATGGAATTGCTCAAGATTATTCCAACGCATCCCAAAACGATTTTAACAACAGCTTATTCTGAATTTGCTTTGGAAAGCTATGATTACGGTGTGATTGATTATCTTTTGAAACCTATTTATTTTCCAAGGTTTTTAAAAGCTATTGACCGTTTTTTTGCAACAGAAAATGTAAAAAGCAGGGAAGAGGAAGTAATAAATTCGGTTAGTGTAAAAGTAGATGGTTATTTTATGGATATCGAATTAGACCAGCTTTTGTTTGCACAAAGTTTTGGCAATTACGTAAAAATCCATACTTTAAAAAGAACGTATCTGGCTTCAAGTACTACTACAGAATTAGAAAAATGCCTTCCTGAAAAAAGTTTTATGCGCATTCATAAATCGTATATTGTAGCATTGGATAAAATTGAAGAAAGTGAAAAAGATTTTGTGGTGATAAAAAATGAAAAACTTCCGGTTGGTATTACCTATCGACGAGAATTGACCGACCGACTGAAGAATAAAGACCATATATAA
- a CDS encoding helix-turn-helix domain-containing protein has product MKSLDSFYKDITEGSTVEPNSLLPSDIQKEIGHFNVFDIKDLLERLSSKCSAMPYDRRAYYKISLIRGKNRAEYADKIIEIEKQGLLFATPRIPYNYIPQETNQAGQFCVFSSEFLSKNKSGIDLNELPIFASDGYPVFQLSDEEVSEVELIFNKIQKEINSDYVYKYDLIRNYVAELIHFGQKLQPITALYSKHNSAARVSSLFAELLERQFPIESPHQRLELRTAKDFAERLSVHVNHLNKVLKENTGKTTTELISSRLTSEAKILLKQTDWNISEIAYSLGFEELAHFSNFFKKQTSLTPLAFRS; this is encoded by the coding sequence ATGAAATCATTAGACTCTTTTTACAAGGATATTACCGAAGGCTCAACTGTAGAACCAAATTCATTATTGCCAAGTGATATTCAGAAAGAGATTGGTCATTTTAATGTTTTTGATATCAAAGATCTTTTAGAAAGGCTTTCCAGTAAGTGCTCCGCCATGCCTTATGACCGACGAGCCTATTACAAAATAAGTTTAATTCGGGGGAAAAACAGAGCAGAATATGCCGACAAAATAATCGAAATTGAAAAGCAGGGGCTTTTGTTTGCCACACCCAGGATCCCTTACAATTATATCCCTCAGGAAACCAATCAGGCTGGACAATTTTGTGTATTTTCGAGTGAATTTTTATCAAAAAATAAAAGCGGGATTGATTTAAACGAACTACCTATTTTTGCTTCAGACGGCTATCCCGTTTTCCAGCTTTCGGATGAAGAAGTTTCAGAAGTAGAATTGATTTTCAATAAAATACAAAAAGAAATCAACTCTGATTATGTCTATAAATATGATTTGATTCGGAATTATGTCGCTGAGTTAATTCACTTTGGACAGAAATTACAGCCCATTACAGCATTGTATTCCAAACATAATTCGGCTGCAAGGGTCTCTTCTTTATTTGCAGAATTATTAGAAAGACAGTTCCCAATAGAATCTCCGCATCAGCGTTTAGAACTCAGAACCGCCAAGGATTTTGCAGAAAGGCTATCAGTTCACGTTAATCACTTAAACAAAGTTTTAAAGGAAAACACAGGAAAGACTACAACAGAATTAATTAGCTCCCGATTAACAAGCGAAGCCAAAATTCTTTTAAAACAAACCGACTGGAATATTTCTGAAATTGCCTATTCGCTGGGTTTTGAAGAACTGGCACATTTTTCGAATTTCTTTAAAAAACAAACTTCTTTAACACCTTTGGCTTTTAGAAGTTAG
- a CDS encoding DUF1328 domain-containing protein — protein MLRWTVIFIILAIVAGIFGFGGIAAGAASIAKVLFFIFIVLFLLSLISGRRKI, from the coding sequence ATGTTACGTTGGACAGTCATTTTTATTATCCTGGCTATAGTAGCCGGAATATTTGGTTTCGGGGGTATAGCTGCCGGAGCTGCAAGTATAGCGAAAGTATTATTCTTTATATTTATCGTATTGTTCCTGTTGTCTTTGATTAGCGGCAGAAGAAAAATTTAA
- a CDS encoding ferritin-like domain-containing protein has protein sequence MKTDNKQQKETVEKAKRSDTTKAKSNAASGLTELFEDSLKDIYWAEKALAKSLPTMVKNATSADLIEALNSHLTETEEHIIRLEQVFELIGKKAAAKKCDAMEGLIEEGKGIIEETEVGVVRDAGIIAASQKIEHYEIATYGTLRQFAETLGFEAAAALLEQTLDEEKEADKKLTEVAVNTINVEAAELE, from the coding sequence ATGAAAACTGATAATAAGCAACAAAAAGAAACTGTAGAAAAAGCAAAAAGAAGTGATACGACAAAAGCAAAGTCCAATGCTGCATCGGGATTGACAGAATTGTTTGAAGATAGTCTGAAAGATATTTACTGGGCAGAAAAAGCTCTGGCCAAATCGCTTCCAACAATGGTAAAAAATGCTACTTCAGCTGATTTAATCGAAGCATTAAATTCTCATCTCACCGAAACAGAAGAACATATTATCCGTCTGGAACAAGTTTTTGAGTTGATAGGCAAAAAAGCGGCGGCCAAAAAATGTGATGCTATGGAAGGATTAATTGAAGAGGGGAAAGGAATTATAGAAGAAACAGAAGTGGGAGTTGTACGTGATGCAGGAATAATTGCAGCGAGTCAAAAGATTGAACATTACGAAATTGCCACTTACGGAACACTAAGACAATTTGCCGAGACATTAGGATTTGAAGCAGCAGCAGCCCTATTAGAGCAAACGCTTGATGAAGAAAAAGAAGCAGACAAAAAACTTACTGAGGTTGCTGTTAATACAATAAATGTTGAAGCAGCAGAATTGGAGTAA
- a CDS encoding pyridoxamine 5'-phosphate oxidase family protein codes for MGDQKDLKNTSAAEKIKDLAEDIKTCILCTYKEGKLQSRPMSFQEIDEDGNIFFLSDKNSNKNAEINENSKVELVFAQPHDKFLFLHGNASVSYDRKRIKELWNPIIKVWMTGGEDDPNLSIIKFVPEDGYYWNNKHGKMVAIAKMTVAFVTGKTMDDGIEGNLKL; via the coding sequence ATGGGAGATCAAAAAGACCTTAAAAATACTTCTGCAGCTGAAAAAATAAAAGATTTAGCTGAAGACATTAAAACTTGTATACTGTGTACTTACAAAGAAGGAAAATTACAATCACGACCAATGTCATTTCAGGAAATTGATGAAGATGGAAATATTTTTTTCTTATCAGATAAAAACAGTAACAAGAATGCCGAAATTAACGAAAATTCAAAAGTTGAATTAGTATTTGCACAACCGCACGATAAATTTCTTTTCCTTCACGGCAACGCTTCTGTTTCTTACGACAGAAAAAGAATTAAAGAATTATGGAATCCAATTATTAAAGTCTGGATGACCGGTGGTGAAGACGATCCTAACCTTAGTATCATAAAATTTGTTCCTGAAGATGGTTATTACTGGAATAATAAGCATGGTAAAATGGTCGCAATTGCTAAAATGACAGTTGCTTTTGTTACCGGAAAAACTATGGATGACGGAATTGAAGGCAATCTCAAATTATAA